Proteins encoded within one genomic window of Malaclemys terrapin pileata isolate rMalTer1 chromosome 22, rMalTer1.hap1, whole genome shotgun sequence:
- the ATP5IF1 gene encoding ATPase inhibitor, mitochondrial produces MAAAGLRGGLRGALVMQQRGWSSGSGSDQLGELGSGAGKGGGGGGSIREAGGAFGKRQAAHEERYFRDKEREQLASLREHHEEEIDHHKKEIQRLQKEIERHKIKIKKLKGDDD; encoded by the exons ATGGCGGCGGCAGGGCTGCGCGGAGGCCTGCGCGGGGCCTTGGTGATGCAGCAGCGGGGATGGAGCTCGGGCTCGGGCTCCGACCAG ctgggcgagctggggagcggggctgggaagGGCGGCGGCGGTGGCGGCTCGATCCGTGAGGCCGGAGGGGCCTTTGGGAAGAGGCAGGCGGCCCATGAGGAGCGATACTTCAG GGACAAGGAGAGGGAACAGCTGGCCTCTTTGAGGGAACATCACGAAGAAGAAATTGATCATCACAAGAAAGAAATACAGCGGCTGCAGAAAGAAATTGAACGCCATAAGATCAAGATCAAGAAACTTAAAGGTGATGATGATTAA